From the Martelella mediterranea DSM 17316 genome, one window contains:
- a CDS encoding DUF4422 domain-containing protein, translating into MKNIFISVVYFKAAPLIKTGYLNPIQAGRALGRHAFPEAIGDDTGVNISEKNVSWNELTALYWMRHNVDAEFYGLMHYRRLLVFAEKPPKRLAFSEVTEREIERYGWKDDLIEKACEGADILTPQMRDIYLPGLPEVLMSAGEFYAHQHHAKDMEIVEEIVKARFPAIYPFLVQVLAGRKVFFNSITVMRKPLFQEYCDFLFETLETAEQRIDTSGYDPYQKRIWGFLSEYLTNAYVHYAKAVHDARVRELPLTWGMRPRPQVAPEEVLETARRKRDAVAARATAEGDDINVVLSVDDRYAPHAAVTMLSALKTTETPGRLRFFILNGGNISEANRSKLTETVTAAGGRLEFADIDDRDLRFLPLNRDYVSIATYYRLVMHRYLPAEVDKAIYIDADTIVVEPLENLWDIDLEGHPVAGAPDDAGFHQARRLQLSADHRYFNAGVMVFDIARFREMDIADDVLSAFRRKGPYIVSQDQDLLNILFENDAKILPLSWNAGTRIYRANPLEPSYSEEEAYEAARAPSIVHFTDVKKPWHTKCTHPFTELYWDYRNLTPWAETAGEARKRRLIQKARKLLRARDRRFERTVSGA; encoded by the coding sequence TTGAAAAACATCTTCATCTCCGTCGTCTATTTCAAAGCGGCGCCGCTGATCAAAACCGGGTATCTCAATCCCATCCAGGCCGGCCGGGCGCTGGGGCGACATGCATTTCCGGAGGCGATCGGGGATGATACCGGCGTCAATATCTCGGAGAAGAACGTCAGCTGGAATGAGCTGACGGCGCTTTACTGGATGAGGCATAATGTCGATGCCGAGTTCTATGGCCTGATGCATTACCGCCGCCTGCTGGTGTTTGCCGAAAAGCCGCCCAAGCGGCTTGCTTTCTCTGAGGTCACCGAACGCGAGATCGAGCGCTACGGCTGGAAGGACGATCTCATCGAGAAGGCCTGCGAAGGCGCCGATATCCTGACGCCGCAGATGCGCGATATCTATCTGCCGGGCCTGCCCGAGGTGCTGATGTCGGCCGGCGAATTCTATGCCCACCAGCATCACGCCAAGGACATGGAGATCGTCGAGGAGATCGTGAAGGCCCGTTTCCCGGCGATCTACCCGTTTCTGGTGCAGGTACTGGCCGGCCGCAAGGTTTTCTTCAACAGCATCACGGTGATGCGCAAACCGCTGTTCCAGGAGTATTGCGATTTCCTGTTCGAAACGCTGGAAACGGCGGAACAGCGGATCGATACCAGCGGCTATGACCCCTACCAGAAAAGGATATGGGGCTTCCTTTCGGAATATCTGACGAACGCCTATGTGCATTACGCCAAGGCCGTTCACGATGCCAGGGTTCGGGAACTGCCGCTGACTTGGGGCATGCGGCCCCGCCCGCAAGTCGCCCCCGAAGAGGTACTTGAAACGGCACGGCGCAAGCGCGATGCCGTCGCGGCCCGGGCAACGGCTGAGGGCGACGACATCAATGTGGTGCTCTCCGTCGATGACCGCTACGCGCCCCATGCCGCGGTAACGATGCTTTCCGCCCTGAAGACGACCGAAACGCCCGGTCGGTTGCGTTTCTTCATTCTGAATGGCGGCAATATTTCCGAGGCGAACCGATCCAAGCTCACCGAAACGGTCACGGCGGCCGGCGGCCGGCTCGAATTCGCCGATATCGACGACCGAGATCTCCGCTTTCTGCCGCTCAACCGCGACTATGTCTCGATCGCCACCTATTACCGGCTGGTGATGCACCGCTACCTGCCGGCAGAGGTGGACAAGGCCATCTATATCGACGCCGACACGATCGTCGTCGAGCCGCTCGAAAACCTCTGGGATATTGATCTCGAAGGCCATCCCGTCGCCGGCGCGCCGGATGACGCCGGCTTCCACCAGGCGCGGCGGCTGCAGCTTTCTGCCGATCACCGCTATTTCAATGCCGGCGTGATGGTGTTCGACATCGCCCGTTTCCGGGAGATGGATATCGCGGACGACGTGCTTTCGGCCTTTCGCAGAAAGGGGCCCTATATCGTCTCGCAGGACCAGGACCTGCTCAACATCCTGTTCGAGAATGACGCGAAAATCCTGCCGCTGTCGTGGAACGCCGGCACGCGCATCTATCGCGCCAATCCGCTGGAGCCGTCCTATAGCGAGGAGGAGGCCTATGAGGCGGCGCGGGCGCCCTCGATCGTGCATTTCACCGATGTCAAAAAGCCCTGGCACACCAAATGCACCCACCCCTTCACCGAGCTCTACTGGGACTATCGCAATCTGACGCCCTGGGCGGAGACCGCCGGCGAGGCCCGCAAGCGGCGGCTGATCCAGAAGGCGCGCAAGCTGCTCAGGGCGCGCGACCGGCGGTTCGAGCGGACGGTTTCAGGGGCATAG
- the rfbD gene encoding dTDP-4-dehydrorhamnose reductase, whose translation MILVFGESGQVATELKRILPDAVFLSRQEADLANPAACAAAITEHRPAAVINAAAYTAVDKAESDEETALNVNATAPGAMARAAAGLGIPFVHISTDYVFAGTGEKPFSPDDPTAPLGAYGRTKLAGEQLVVRAGGPFAVLRTSWVFSAHGGNFVKTMLRLAESRDSLTIVADQIGGPTSARAIALACKVMAEQLINNPEKSGIYHFSGAPDTSWADFARAIFEMAGRAVTVTDIPTSDYPTPAKRPLNSRLDCSALSAFGLARPDWRADLAQVLTELGAIS comes from the coding sequence ATGATCCTGGTTTTCGGAGAATCCGGCCAGGTCGCGACCGAGCTGAAGCGAATCCTGCCGGATGCGGTGTTCCTGTCGCGGCAGGAGGCCGATCTGGCGAACCCCGCCGCCTGCGCCGCGGCAATTACCGAGCACAGGCCTGCCGCCGTCATCAACGCAGCCGCCTATACCGCGGTGGACAAAGCCGAGAGCGATGAGGAAACGGCGCTGAACGTCAACGCCACGGCGCCCGGCGCGATGGCGCGCGCGGCAGCGGGGCTCGGCATTCCGTTTGTTCACATTTCGACCGATTACGTTTTCGCCGGCACGGGCGAGAAGCCGTTTTCGCCGGACGATCCGACGGCGCCGCTCGGCGCCTATGGCCGCACCAAGCTTGCCGGCGAACAGCTTGTGGTGCGCGCGGGCGGCCCGTTCGCGGTGCTGCGCACAAGCTGGGTGTTTTCCGCTCATGGCGGCAATTTCGTCAAGACCATGTTGCGGCTCGCCGAAAGCCGCGACAGCCTGACCATCGTCGCCGATCAGATCGGCGGGCCGACCTCGGCGCGCGCGATCGCGCTTGCCTGCAAGGTGATGGCCGAGCAGCTGATCAACAACCCGGAAAAATCCGGGATTTATCATTTCTCCGGCGCGCCGGATACGAGCTGGGCCGATTTCGCGCGCGCGATCTTCGAAATGGCGGGCAGGGCGGTCACGGTCACGGATATTCCGACCTCGGATTATCCGACTCCGGCCAAGCGGCCGCTGAATTCGCGGCTCGATTGTTCGGCGCTGTCCGCCTTTGGTCTCGCGCGACCGGACTGGCGGGCGGATCTCGCGCAAGTGTTGACTGAACTGGGGGCAATATCATGA
- a CDS encoding alpha/beta hydrolase family protein — MLKFLSVTCGLFLSLASLACSADAVGFRDAELDGTRPLHVAIWYPAAGGGDATVVGENPAFFGVPAIRDAAPGAGEHPLVVLSHGYRGSWRNLNWLAGSLAEKGYIVAAPDHPGTTTFDTAPEQAARLWERPHDLSRVIDALIADPGLGGRVDEGRIAAIGHSLGGWTVTALAGARFDAASFEADCRAHPNPRVCGLSAELGLQNPELETDMGDPRLGAFVSLDLGMARGFTPKSLAAVDIPALVIGAGTDIGDLPAELESGYLAQYLPAASTTYVEIPDAMHFSFMQLCKPGAAALIEEETPGEGIVCKDGGARGREDIHREVLVLVESFLDTAIPAAP; from the coding sequence ATGCTGAAATTTCTATCTGTAACGTGTGGGCTGTTCCTGTCGCTCGCCTCTCTTGCCTGTTCCGCTGATGCCGTCGGGTTTCGCGATGCCGAACTGGACGGAACCCGGCCGCTTCACGTCGCCATCTGGTATCCGGCCGCGGGCGGAGGCGATGCGACGGTCGTCGGCGAGAATCCCGCATTCTTCGGGGTTCCCGCGATCCGGGACGCAGCGCCTGGCGCCGGCGAACATCCGTTGGTGGTTCTCTCCCACGGCTATCGCGGCAGCTGGCGCAATTTGAACTGGCTGGCGGGCTCGCTTGCCGAAAAGGGCTATATTGTCGCTGCACCCGACCATCCCGGCACCACGACGTTCGACACCGCGCCCGAACAGGCCGCCCGGCTATGGGAGCGACCGCATGACCTCAGCCGGGTCATCGATGCCCTGATTGCCGATCCCGGGCTGGGCGGGCGCGTGGATGAGGGGCGAATCGCGGCCATCGGTCATTCCCTTGGCGGATGGACGGTCACGGCTCTGGCCGGCGCCCGGTTCGACGCCGCCAGTTTCGAAGCGGATTGCCGGGCCCATCCGAATCCCCGGGTCTGCGGGCTATCGGCCGAGCTCGGGCTGCAAAATCCGGAACTCGAGACGGATATGGGCGATCCGCGGCTTGGCGCCTTCGTCTCTCTCGATCTCGGCATGGCGCGCGGCTTCACCCCGAAGAGCCTTGCCGCCGTGGATATTCCGGCGCTCGTCATCGGCGCCGGCACCGATATAGGCGATCTGCCGGCAGAGCTCGAAAGCGGCTATCTCGCGCAATATCTGCCGGCCGCTTCCACAACATATGTCGAAATTCCCGATGCCATGCATTTCAGCTTCATGCAGCTTTGCAAGCCGGGCGCTGCCGCTTTGATCGAGGAGGAGACGCCGGGCGAGGGGATCGTCTGCAAGGATGGCGGTGCGCGCGGCCGCGAGGATATTCACCGCGAGGTGCTGGTCCTTGTTGAGAGCTTCCTTGATACGGCGATACCGGCAGCTCCTTGA
- a CDS encoding DMT family transporter — translation MNPALAAYGALGIAIVCEVIGSTLLQKSYGFTRLLPTIGVAVFYIIAFFCLSQALKTIPLGVAYAIWAGLGIVLTAAVSVIVLRQNLDLAAWVGIAMIVGGVLVMNLFSSAAGH, via the coding sequence ATGAACCCTGCGCTCGCGGCCTATGGCGCCCTCGGTATCGCGATCGTCTGCGAGGTGATCGGCTCCACCCTTCTGCAGAAATCCTATGGCTTCACCCGGCTGTTGCCCACGATCGGCGTCGCGGTGTTCTACATCATCGCCTTCTTCTGCCTGTCGCAGGCGCTGAAGACGATACCGCTCGGCGTTGCCTATGCGATCTGGGCCGGTCTCGGCATCGTGCTGACGGCGGCCGTCAGCGTCATCGTCCTGCGCCAGAACCTCGATCTTGCCGCCTGGGTCGGCATTGCCATGATCGTCGGCGGCGTGCTGGTGATGAACCTTTTCTCCAGTGCCGCCGGGCATTGA
- the rfbC gene encoding dTDP-4-dehydrorhamnose 3,5-epimerase: MDIQKLDIAGLLLITPRRFGDERGFFSESWNRKVLAGHGIDIDFVQDNHSLSKTVGTVRGLHFQAPPHAQAKLVRCGRGRLFDVAVDARKGSPTFGQWFGAELSFDNGKQLLIPEGFLHGFMTLEPDTEIIYKCSDYYAPECDGSVRFDDPDIGIDWPLKDIDFTVSAKDRDAPSFADFDNPFTF; this comes from the coding sequence ATGGACATTCAGAAACTCGACATTGCAGGGCTTCTGCTCATCACGCCCCGCCGTTTTGGCGATGAGCGCGGGTTCTTCTCCGAAAGCTGGAATCGCAAGGTGCTTGCCGGCCACGGCATCGATATCGATTTCGTTCAGGACAATCATTCGCTTTCCAAGACGGTGGGCACGGTGCGGGGGCTGCATTTTCAGGCGCCGCCGCATGCGCAGGCGAAGCTGGTGCGGTGCGGACGGGGCCGGCTCTTTGATGTGGCGGTGGATGCGCGCAAGGGCTCGCCGACCTTCGGCCAGTGGTTCGGGGCGGAGCTTTCCTTCGACAATGGCAAGCAGTTGCTGATCCCCGAAGGCTTTCTGCATGGCTTCATGACGCTGGAGCCCGATACCGAGATCATCTACAAGTGCTCGGATTACTATGCGCCGGAATGCGACGGCAGCGTACGCTTCGACGACCCTGATATCGGCATCGACTGGCCGCTCAAGGATATCGACTTCACCGTTTCCGCCAAGGATCGCGATGCGCCGTCCTTTGCGGATTTCGACAATCCCTTCACATTCTGA
- a CDS encoding M20/M25/M40 family metallo-hydrolase: protein MAQLDAILKRADDNLPSSLDKLFALLRIPSISTDPAYKEKCAEAADWLVAELKTLGFLAEAHKTKGHPMVVATSENAPEGAPHVLFYGHYDVQPVDPLSLWEDDPFDPKVKDSAAGTKVITGRGTSDDKGQLMTFLQACRAYREENAELPVKITIMFEGEEESGSPSLPAFIEEHGDLIKADFALVCDTGMWDRETPAIAATLRGLVGDEVVIKAADRDLHSGFFGGAAANPIHILADILAGLHDENGRVTLPGFYDGVEETPEDVKKGWEQLGETDSRFLGEIGLSVPAGEKGRSVLELTWTRPTAEVNGITGGYTGEGFKTVIAAQASAKVSFRLVGTQDPVKIRESFRAYVRSKLPADCSAEFHPHGGSPAIHLDYNAPFLKKAQTALSQEWPKPAVVIGMGGSIPIVGDFQRKLGMDSLLVGFGLNDDRIHSPNEKYELTSFHKGIRSWIRILDALSR, encoded by the coding sequence ATGGCCCAGCTAGACGCGATTTTGAAGCGCGCCGACGACAACCTGCCCTCAAGCCTCGACAAGCTGTTCGCCCTTCTGCGAATTCCGTCGATCTCCACCGATCCGGCCTACAAGGAAAAATGCGCTGAAGCCGCTGACTGGCTGGTCGCGGAGTTGAAGACGCTCGGTTTTCTCGCCGAGGCCCACAAGACCAAGGGCCATCCGATGGTGGTGGCGACCAGCGAGAACGCGCCGGAAGGCGCGCCGCATGTGCTGTTTTACGGCCATTACGACGTTCAGCCCGTCGATCCGTTGTCGCTGTGGGAAGACGATCCCTTCGACCCCAAGGTCAAGGACAGCGCCGCCGGCACCAAGGTGATCACCGGGCGCGGCACCAGCGACGACAAGGGCCAGTTGATGACCTTCCTCCAGGCCTGCCGGGCCTATCGCGAGGAAAATGCCGAACTGCCGGTGAAGATCACGATCATGTTCGAGGGCGAGGAGGAATCCGGTTCGCCATCGCTGCCGGCCTTCATCGAGGAGCATGGCGACCTGATCAAGGCCGATTTCGCGCTGGTCTGCGATACCGGCATGTGGGACCGCGAGACGCCGGCGATCGCGGCGACGCTGCGCGGCCTTGTGGGCGACGAGGTGGTGATCAAGGCCGCCGACCGCGATCTCCATTCCGGCTTTTTCGGCGGTGCTGCGGCGAACCCGATCCATATCCTCGCCGATATCCTCGCCGGTCTGCATGACGAGAACGGCCGGGTGACGCTGCCGGGCTTTTACGACGGCGTCGAGGAAACGCCAGAGGACGTCAAGAAAGGCTGGGAACAGCTTGGCGAGACCGATAGCCGTTTCCTCGGCGAGATCGGGCTTTCGGTGCCCGCCGGCGAAAAGGGCCGCTCGGTGCTGGAACTGACCTGGACGCGGCCGACGGCCGAGGTCAACGGCATTACCGGCGGCTATACCGGCGAGGGCTTCAAGACGGTGATCGCGGCACAGGCCTCCGCCAAGGTCTCGTTCCGCCTCGTCGGCACACAGGACCCGGTGAAGATCCGCGAAAGCTTCCGCGCCTATGTGCGCTCGAAACTGCCGGCAGATTGCAGCGCGGAATTCCATCCCCATGGCGGTTCGCCCGCGATCCATCTCGATTACAACGCGCCGTTCCTGAAGAAGGCGCAGACGGCGCTTTCGCAGGAATGGCCGAAACCCGCCGTGGTGATCGGCATGGGCGGCTCAATCCCGATCGTCGGCGATTTCCAGCGCAAACTCGGCATGGATTCGTTGCTGGTCGGCTTCGGCCTCAACGACGACCGCATCCATTCGCCCAACGAGAAATACGAGCTGACCTCCTTCCACAAGGGCATCCGCTCCTGGATCCGGATCCTCGACGCGCTTTCGCGATGA
- the rfbA gene encoding glucose-1-phosphate thymidylyltransferase RfbA — translation MKPRKGIILAGGSGTRLYPLTMAVSKQLMPIYDKPMIYYPLSVLMLTGIREIAIITTPDDQDQFKRLLGDGSQWGLSLTFITQPSPDGLAQAYILAEDFLDGAPSAMTLGDNIFFGHGLPELLAAADAKTSGGTVFGYHVADPERYGVVAFDREGKASQIIEKPEVPPSHYAVTGLYFLDGEAPERARAVKPSPRGELEIVTLLESYLHEGKLAVERMGRGYAWLDTGTHSSLLDAGNFVRTLSVRQGMQSGCPEEIAYRNGWIDAEMLRQHAETFRKTDYGRYLFELLTAEHQLG, via the coding sequence ATGAAGCCACGCAAGGGCATTATTCTGGCCGGCGGGTCGGGCACGCGGCTTTATCCGCTGACGATGGCGGTTTCGAAGCAATTGATGCCGATCTACGACAAGCCGATGATCTATTATCCGCTGTCGGTGCTGATGTTGACGGGCATCCGCGAGATCGCGATCATCACCACGCCGGACGATCAGGACCAGTTCAAGCGGCTTCTGGGCGATGGCAGCCAGTGGGGCCTGAGCCTCACCTTCATTACCCAGCCGTCCCCGGATGGACTTGCGCAGGCCTATATTCTCGCGGAAGATTTCCTCGATGGCGCGCCATCGGCGATGACGCTTGGCGACAACATCTTCTTCGGCCATGGCCTGCCGGAACTGCTGGCCGCGGCCGATGCCAAGACATCCGGCGGCACGGTGTTCGGCTATCACGTCGCCGATCCCGAGCGCTACGGCGTGGTCGCCTTCGACAGGGAAGGCAAGGCGAGCCAGATCATCGAGAAGCCGGAGGTGCCGCCCTCGCATTATGCCGTGACGGGGCTTTATTTCCTTGATGGCGAGGCCCCGGAACGCGCCCGCGCCGTCAAGCCATCGCCGCGCGGCGAACTGGAAATCGTCACGCTGCTGGAGAGCTATCTGCACGAGGGCAAGCTCGCGGTGGAACGGATGGGGCGCGGCTATGCCTGGCTTGATACCGGCACGCATTCGAGCCTGCTCGATGCCGGCAATTTCGTGCGCACGCTTTCGGTGCGCCAGGGCATGCAGTCCGGCTGTCCGGAAGAGATCGCCTATCGCAACGGCTGGATCGATGCGGAAATGCTGCGCCAGCACGCCGAGACCTTCCGCAAGACCGACTATGGAAGATATCTTTTCGAATTGCTGACAGCGGAGCATCAACTCGGCTGA
- a CDS encoding transglycosylase domain-containing protein, whose product MASKKNKRERTEPSLFGLGGGAPAKPAKKKKRKSKKRARAASGGGLMRAFRFVFYWGMVAAVWGAIAVVGIVIYYGSKLPPVDEWAVPDRAPNVKIVATDGSLIANRGATGGEALSLDEMSPFISMAVVAIEDRRFYSHFGVDPVGIARAMITNLQHRGLVQGGSTLTQQLAKNVLLSHAQTLERKVQEALMALWLEHEYTKDQILAMYLNRVYFGSGAYGVEAASQRYFDKSARDVTLGEAALLAGLLKAPSRLSPARDPEAAEERAQVVLAAMHDQNMIDDSDMTTAMAREPTRAPSYWTGPENYVADMVMQRLEPMIGEVKTDILVTTTIDPGLERAAGESLKSALDANGEKDRVEQGALVSVDATGAIRALVGGRDYSKSQFNRAVTAKRQPGSAFKPFVYAAALEIGDRPGSVRNDAPITIDDWTPENYEKTYSGPMTLTNALAHSVNTIAAQLVMEASPGYVVDVAHRLGITSDITANASLALGTSEVSLLELTGAYTAFMNGGFKATPYLIESVKTAGGQSLYQTVPPAPERVLSPQTAANMNAMMMRVVTEGTGKAAQIPGWQVAGKTGTTQSSRDALFVGFTANLTTGVWVGNDDNSPMRHVTGGKLPARIWQDYMATAHRGLQPQPLYGGGRIIEPRAAPPANDNDPKTLVELLGQLGEEPPPAAAAPSTPKRRTLMQILGGG is encoded by the coding sequence ATGGCAAGCAAGAAGAACAAGCGCGAAAGAACCGAACCCTCGCTTTTCGGCCTTGGCGGCGGAGCGCCGGCGAAGCCTGCCAAAAAGAAAAAACGGAAGTCGAAGAAGAGGGCGCGCGCCGCGTCCGGCGGCGGTCTGATGCGCGCATTCCGCTTCGTGTTCTACTGGGGCATGGTCGCCGCCGTCTGGGGCGCGATCGCGGTTGTCGGCATCGTCATCTATTACGGTTCCAAACTGCCGCCTGTCGATGAATGGGCGGTGCCGGACCGCGCGCCCAACGTCAAGATCGTCGCCACCGACGGCTCGCTGATCGCCAATCGCGGCGCGACCGGAGGCGAGGCGCTGTCGCTCGACGAGATGTCGCCCTTTATCTCGATGGCCGTCGTCGCCATCGAGGACCGGCGTTTTTATTCCCATTTCGGCGTCGACCCGGTCGGCATCGCCCGCGCCATGATCACCAATCTCCAGCATCGCGGCCTCGTTCAGGGCGGCTCGACGCTGACCCAGCAATTGGCCAAGAACGTGCTGCTCTCCCACGCCCAGACGCTGGAGCGCAAGGTGCAGGAGGCGCTGATGGCGCTGTGGCTGGAGCATGAATACACCAAGGATCAGATCCTGGCGATGTATCTGAACCGGGTCTATTTCGGGTCTGGCGCCTATGGCGTGGAGGCGGCCTCGCAGCGCTATTTCGATAAATCCGCCCGCGATGTGACGCTTGGCGAGGCGGCGCTGCTGGCGGGGCTTCTGAAAGCGCCGTCGCGGCTTTCGCCCGCCCGAGATCCGGAGGCGGCGGAAGAGCGTGCCCAGGTGGTGCTGGCCGCGATGCACGACCAGAACATGATCGACGACAGCGACATGACGACCGCCATGGCCCGCGAGCCGACGCGCGCGCCAAGCTACTGGACCGGGCCGGAAAACTACGTCGCCGATATGGTGATGCAGCGTCTCGAGCCGATGATCGGCGAAGTGAAGACCGATATCTTGGTGACCACCACGATCGACCCCGGTCTCGAACGCGCCGCCGGCGAAAGCCTGAAGAGCGCGCTTGATGCGAACGGCGAGAAGGACCGGGTAGAGCAGGGGGCGCTGGTTTCCGTCGATGCCACCGGCGCGATCCGGGCGCTGGTCGGCGGGCGCGATTATTCCAAGAGCCAGTTCAACCGCGCCGTGACCGCCAAGCGCCAGCCGGGCTCGGCGTTCAAACCCTTCGTCTATGCCGCCGCGCTCGAAATCGGCGACCGGCCGGGCTCGGTCAGAAACGATGCGCCGATCACCATCGACGACTGGACGCCGGAGAACTATGAGAAGACCTATTCCGGCCCGATGACGCTGACCAATGCGCTGGCCCATTCCGTCAACACCATCGCCGCCCAGCTTGTGATGGAGGCAAGCCCCGGCTATGTGGTGGACGTTGCCCACAGGCTCGGCATCACCTCGGATATCACCGCCAATGCCTCGCTGGCGCTCGGCACCTCGGAGGTCTCGCTCTTGGAGCTGACCGGCGCCTACACCGCCTTCATGAATGGCGGTTTCAAGGCCACGCCCTACCTGATCGAAAGCGTGAAGACCGCGGGCGGGCAGTCGCTCTACCAGACCGTGCCGCCGGCGCCTGAGCGGGTGCTTTCGCCCCAGACCGCAGCGAACATGAACGCCATGATGATGCGGGTCGTGACCGAGGGCACCGGCAAGGCCGCGCAGATCCCCGGCTGGCAGGTCGCCGGCAAGACCGGCACGACGCAATCCTCCCGCGATGCGCTGTTCGTCGGCTTCACCGCCAACCTGACCACCGGCGTTTGGGTCGGCAATGATGACAATTCCCCGATGCGCCACGTCACCGGCGGCAAGCTGCCTGCCCGGATATGGCAGGATTACATGGCGACCGCGCATCGCGGCCTGCAACCGCAGCCGCTTTATGGCGGCGGCAGAATTATCGAACCGAGGGCTGCGCCGCCGGCAAATGACAATGACCCGAAGACGCTGGTCGAGCTTCTCGGTCAGCTCGGAGAAGAGCCGCCGCCCGCCGCCGCCGCGCCCTCGACGCCGAAGCGGCGGACGCTGATGCAGATTCTCGGCGGCGGGTGA
- a CDS encoding type 1 glutamine amidotransferase domain-containing protein encodes MPGITQSKILILATNGYERSELRVPLDSLKQKGASVTIASLEKGPIKSWDEKDWGDSVDADLTVDDVNVADYDAIVLPGGQINPDVLRTSDKAVAIVKEFVRTGRIVAAICHGPWMLVEADVLKGREATSYPSIRTDMKNAGANWVDREVVTDNGIITSRNPKDLPAFVDKIVEEVEEGRHPRKAA; translated from the coding sequence ATGCCTGGCATTACGCAATCCAAGATTCTTATTCTGGCCACCAATGGTTATGAACGCTCCGAACTGCGCGTGCCCCTCGATAGCCTGAAGCAGAAGGGGGCATCCGTGACCATCGCGTCCCTCGAAAAGGGCCCGATCAAGAGCTGGGACGAGAAGGACTGGGGCGACAGCGTCGACGCCGACCTGACGGTGGATGACGTCAATGTCGCCGATTATGACGCGATCGTGCTGCCGGGCGGCCAGATCAACCCGGATGTGTTGCGCACCAGCGACAAGGCTGTCGCGATCGTCAAGGAATTCGTCAGAACCGGCCGCATCGTCGCTGCCATCTGCCATGGCCCGTGGATGCTGGTCGAGGCCGATGTGCTGAAGGGGCGCGAGGCGACTTCCTATCCCTCGATCCGCACCGACATGAAAAATGCCGGCGCCAACTGGGTCGACCGCGAGGTGGTCACCGACAACGGCATCATCACGTCTCGCAACCCCAAGGACCTGCCGGCCTTCGTGGACAAGATCGTCGAGGAGGTCGAAGAAGGCCGCCATCCGCGCAAGGCCGCCTGA
- the rfbB gene encoding dTDP-glucose 4,6-dehydratase has protein sequence MKLLVTGGAGFIGSAVVRLAVARGFHVVNLDALTYAACLDNVASVADSPLYAFEQADIRDRGALDRVFANHQPDAVMHLAAESHVDRSIDGPGDFIETNINGTYNMLEAARAYWVARGRPESFRFHHISTDEVFGSLGPEGMFTEETPYDPRSPYSASKAASDHLVRAWHETYGLPVLVTNCSNNYGPYHFPEKLIPVVILNALAGKAIPVYGKGENIRDWLYVEDHADALLTVITKGKVGRSYNVGGENERTNLELVRTICAILDEKRPRENGSYADLITFVTDRPGHDLRYAIDPARIGAELGWRPSVSVEEGLAKTVAWYLDNEAWWQALQSRKGVGQRLGVKA, from the coding sequence ATGAAACTCCTGGTCACCGGCGGGGCAGGCTTTATCGGTTCGGCCGTGGTGCGGCTTGCCGTCGCGCGCGGCTTTCACGTCGTCAATCTCGATGCGCTCACCTATGCCGCCTGTCTCGACAATGTCGCAAGCGTGGCCGACAGCCCGCTTTACGCCTTCGAGCAGGCCGATATCCGCGATCGCGGGGCACTCGATCGCGTGTTTGCCAACCATCAGCCCGACGCCGTCATGCATCTGGCGGCCGAAAGCCATGTCGACCGGTCGATCGACGGGCCGGGCGATTTCATCGAGACCAATATCAACGGCACCTACAACATGCTGGAGGCGGCGCGCGCCTATTGGGTCGCCCGTGGCCGGCCCGAGAGCTTCCGCTTCCACCATATCTCGACTGATGAGGTGTTCGGCTCGCTTGGTCCGGAGGGCATGTTCACCGAAGAGACGCCCTACGATCCGCGCTCGCCCTATTCGGCCTCCAAGGCGGCATCCGACCATCTGGTGCGCGCCTGGCACGAGACCTATGGCCTGCCGGTGCTGGTCACCAACTGCTCCAACAATTACGGGCCCTATCACTTCCCCGAAAAGCTGATCCCGGTGGTGATCCTCAATGCGCTCGCCGGCAAGGCGATCCCGGTCTATGGCAAGGGTGAGAACATTCGCGACTGGCTCTATGTCGAAGACCATGCCGACGCGCTTTTGACCGTGATCACCAAGGGCAAGGTCGGCCGCAGCTACAATGTCGGCGGCGAGAACGAGCGCACCAATCTGGAACTGGTGCGCACCATCTGCGCCATTCTGGACGAGAAGCGGCCGCGGGAAAACGGCAGCTATGCCGATCTCATCACCTTCGTCACAGACCGGCCGGGCCATGATTTGCGCTATGCGATCGATCCGGCGCGGATCGGCGCGGAGCTCGGCTGGCGCCCCTCGGTCAGCGTCGAGGAGGGGCTTGCGAAGACCGTCGCGTGGTATCTCGACAATGAGGCATGGTGGCAGGCGTTGCAAAGCCGCAAGGGCGTCGGCCAGCGGCTCGGGGTGAAGGCATGA